AGATTGTTACCTTCCTTGATAATATTAAAGGACCGGACAAATTGATTGAAAAATTCAAAATTGTTCGTTTTGAGCAGGATAGAGTGAACAAAGACAGAGTATGGCTTGACATCCGTATGACTCCCTATTTCCCAACCAAAAGTTTCGTTATTAAACTTGATGGTCACAAAGGAGATGATGGTAACGAATGGGATGCAGAATACTCTCAGGAATAAAAAAACTTATTTTAAATAATGAAAACCGATGCAATTTTTACATCGGTTTTTTTCTACCAATATCTATGAAATTGAATATGAACAAAAAATTGATCATGGGCCTGCCTGCCTTGCTGATGCTTCTTATTATAGGCTGTGAAAAAAAATACCAAAGTCCCGCTCATTATGAAAATGATCTCTTTTCAGATGAACATCAGGAAGGGAAAGCGTACATCATGAATGAGGATGAATGCTTTGAAGGCAGTGAGCTCGTTATTGCAAGCTCAAGCGTAAAATTAGCAGACAGCTCAAAAGGTCGGGGAAAATCTTTTTTTCTTTATAAAGTAGGATCAGGAAAAGTATTAAAAACAGTAAGAGATTCTACCGTAGAAACTCCTATGCTGTTCTTATCTCCTTATAAGCTAAAACTGAAAAATAACGACTCAATGTACGTTTATCTGAAAAAACTGGAAGGTTATCGTCTTATTGCCAGGGATAGAAATCTTAAATATCAATGGTTAAAAGGAGCTTCTGTATATCCTGTGAAGAAAAAATAAATAACCTTATCTTTGCAATATTGAAATAATGCACCGGAATGAAGAGAAAACGTGCTCTTCTTGACTTTAAAATAAGATTGGTTTTTGGAAAAAAATAGGACAGCCTCAGAATTTCTTCATGTAGGAAACAGGCTTTTGGAGTGGTATAAAAATAATGCGAGAGATTTGCCTTTCAGACAGACAAAAGATCCCTATAAGATCTGGATTTGCGAAATCGTATTTCAGCAGACAAGGATCAGTCAGGGACTTAATCACTATAATAATTTCATTGAAAGATTTCCGGATGTGACCACTTTGGCAAATGCTGAAGAAAATGAGGTTTTACTATACTGGAAAGGTTTGGGATATTATTCCAGAGCGATTAATATTCATAAAGCTGCACAGCAAATCATGAATGATTACAATGGGATATTTCCTGATCAGTATGATGAGATCTTAAAACTAAAAGGCGTAGGTAAATATACAGCTGCTGCAGTTTCAAGCATTTGTTTTGGAGCTAGAACTCCGGCGGTTGATGGTAATTTTTACCGTGTTCTGAGTCGTTTTTTTGCCGATGATTTTGATATTTCGAATTCAAAAGCATTTACCTATTTTTCTGAACTTGCTGCTCTGGTGATGCCGGATAATGTTGGTGATTTCAATCAGGCAATGATGGATATGGGGTCTGAGATCTGCAAACCGAAAAATCCTCTTTGTGGTGAATGCCCTATTCATGAAGGCTGCCTTGCATTTTCTATGGATAAAATTTCCGATTATCCCGTTAAAACAAAAAAAGTGAAAGCAGAAGACCTTGCTTTAACTTACTATTTTGTACACAGAAACAGAGAATTTCTGATTCGCCAGAGAAAAGATGACTTTATCTGGAAGAAATTGTTTGAGTTTCCTGCATCCATTCCAGCTGAGATGGAGCCGTTTATTACAAACTCAAAAACAGTGGCCCATAAGTTGACACACAAAAATTTAAGCATTGAAATATTCAGC
This genomic window from Chryseobacterium sp. MEBOG06 contains:
- the mutY gene encoding A/G-specific adenine glycosylase, which codes for MEKNRTASEFLHVGNRLLEWYKNNARDLPFRQTKDPYKIWICEIVFQQTRISQGLNHYNNFIERFPDVTTLANAEENEVLLYWKGLGYYSRAINIHKAAQQIMNDYNGIFPDQYDEILKLKGVGKYTAAAVSSICFGARTPAVDGNFYRVLSRFFADDFDISNSKAFTYFSELAALVMPDNVGDFNQAMMDMGSEICKPKNPLCGECPIHEGCLAFSMDKISDYPVKTKKVKAEDLALTYYFVHRNREFLIRQRKDDFIWKKLFEFPASIPAEMEPFITNSKTVAHKLTHKNLSIEIFSVEVSSEKMWNDFITENQYLITDVEDSHEKSFPKPLENYIQNSLKD